The Chryseobacterium indicum genome includes a window with the following:
- a CDS encoding ABC transporter permease, with protein MKFPLYFSKKIAFSKDNKNNLSRVIIFIGRLSVALGIIVSLITVSTGFGSKKAIKERLADFSGHITVRSTRSNSSYNTSVLDNQGLNIQKIKELPDVESVQKYATVTGIMRNEHNFAGIIFKGVGKDFDSLRFKKFLVAGTSPKVTEVGYYNGVAISQKIANDLHLKVKDSIVTVFSKADQKPIYRKFEVVGIYKTDIKMIDDQFVLGGINHVRKIQDMKPDEMGGLDIFFKNVNDIDRDFPEIEKLIGYKNYAEKATEKYPQITDWISIFDTNIALIIIIMLIVVVINIIMVLLILIIERTNSIGLLKTLGASNSQIRATFINYTLIIMIPGLLYGNAIGLGLLFIQKVFGVITLNPENYYVSTVPVDLNPIAIISISAGILIISGLALIIPSYLISKISPVKAIKYN; from the coding sequence TTGAAATTTCCTTTATATTTCTCGAAAAAAATAGCGTTTTCCAAAGATAACAAAAATAACCTTTCGAGGGTTATCATCTTCATCGGCAGACTTTCTGTGGCATTGGGAATTATAGTTTCCCTCATTACGGTTTCCACAGGATTCGGTTCGAAGAAAGCCATTAAGGAAAGACTTGCAGATTTCAGCGGACACATTACGGTAAGATCAACGAGATCAAACTCTTCCTACAACACTTCTGTTCTTGATAATCAGGGACTGAATATCCAGAAAATAAAAGAGCTTCCGGATGTGGAAAGTGTGCAGAAATATGCTACAGTTACTGGAATCATGCGAAATGAGCACAATTTTGCCGGAATTATCTTCAAGGGAGTAGGAAAAGATTTCGACAGTCTTAGATTTAAAAAATTTCTGGTAGCCGGAACTTCTCCGAAAGTAACGGAAGTAGGCTATTATAACGGTGTTGCCATTTCCCAGAAAATTGCGAATGATCTTCATCTAAAAGTGAAAGACAGCATTGTAACAGTGTTTTCAAAAGCAGATCAAAAGCCTATCTACAGAAAATTTGAAGTGGTAGGAATCTATAAAACCGACATCAAAATGATCGATGATCAGTTTGTTCTGGGAGGAATTAATCATGTAAGAAAAATTCAGGATATGAAGCCTGATGAAATGGGCGGACTGGATATCTTCTTTAAAAATGTAAATGATATAGACCGTGATTTCCCTGAGATTGAAAAACTGATCGGTTATAAAAATTATGCCGAAAAAGCTACTGAAAAATATCCTCAGATTACGGACTGGATCAGTATTTTTGATACGAATATTGCTCTGATTATCATCATCATGTTAATCGTTGTGGTTATTAATATCATTATGGTTCTTCTGATTCTGATTATTGAAAGAACCAATTCTATCGGTCTTTTGAAAACTTTAGGAGCCAGCAATTCACAGATCAGGGCTACTTTTATCAATTATACTTTAATTATTATGATTCCGGGATTGCTGTACGGAAATGCGATTGGTCTCGGACTGCTTTTTATTCAGAAAGTTTTTGGAGTGATTACCTTAAATCCGGAAAATTATTACGTAAGTACAGTTCCGGTAGATCTTAATCCGATTGCCATTATTTCAATTTCTGCCGGAATTCTGATTATTTCAGGGTTGGCTTTAATAATTCCGAGTTATCTGATCAGTAAGATTTCTCCGGTGAAGGCGATTAAGTATAATTAA
- a CDS encoding PLP-dependent cysteine synthase family protein yields the protein MKYANNILETIGNTPLVKLNKVLGEDFPALVLAKVETFNPGNSVKDRMALKMIEDAEKDGRLKPGGTIIEGTSGNTGMGLALAAIIKGYKCIFVTNSKQSKEKCDILRAVGAEVIVCPTDVKPTDPRSYYSVSKRLAKETENGWYVNQYDNLSNRAAHYESTAPEIWEQTEGKLTHFVVGAGTGGTITGCGTFFKEKNSDIKVIGVDTYGSILKEIHETGEINLGNAYTYITEGIGEDILPENYDMSVIDHFEKVTDKDGAVYARKLAKEEGIFCGYSAGSAISALVQMKDQFTKDDVIVVLLHDHGSRYVGKIYNDDWMKEMGWLD from the coding sequence ATGAAATACGCAAACAACATCCTCGAAACCATCGGGAATACGCCTCTTGTAAAACTTAATAAAGTTTTGGGTGAAGATTTTCCGGCACTGGTTTTGGCAAAGGTGGAAACTTTCAATCCGGGGAACTCTGTGAAGGACAGAATGGCTCTGAAAATGATTGAAGATGCTGAAAAAGATGGAAGATTAAAACCCGGAGGAACGATTATCGAAGGAACATCCGGAAATACAGGAATGGGACTGGCTCTTGCCGCGATCATCAAAGGATACAAATGTATTTTTGTAACCAACTCTAAACAGTCTAAAGAAAAATGCGATATTCTTCGTGCTGTAGGAGCAGAAGTTATTGTCTGTCCGACAGATGTAAAACCTACCGATCCGCGTTCTTACTATTCTGTTTCCAAAAGGCTGGCTAAAGAAACGGAAAACGGATGGTATGTAAACCAATACGACAATTTATCCAACAGAGCCGCTCATTACGAGTCTACGGCGCCGGAAATCTGGGAACAGACAGAAGGAAAATTAACGCACTTCGTTGTAGGAGCCGGAACAGGAGGTACGATTACAGGCTGCGGAACATTTTTTAAGGAGAAAAATTCTGACATTAAAGTAATCGGAGTAGATACATATGGTTCGATCTTAAAAGAGATCCACGAAACGGGAGAAATCAACTTAGGAAATGCTTACACGTATATTACAGAGGGAATTGGTGAAGATATTCTTCCTGAAAACTATGATATGTCGGTAATCGATCATTTTGAAAAAGTAACGGATAAGGACGGAGCAGTGTATGCAAGAAAACTGGCTAAAGAAGAAGGGATTTTCTGCGGATATTCTGCGGGAAGCGCAATTTCTGCTTTGGTACAGATGAAAGATCAGTTTACGAAAGACGATGTGATTGTGGTTCTTCTTCACGATCATGGTTCAAGATACGTCGGAAAAATTTACAACGACGACTGGATGAAGGAAATGGGCTGGCTGGATTAA
- a CDS encoding YcxB family protein yields the protein MNERIIPLKYNRTDFEEIYFKDNQGSLFFSPTTKNKTIFTLVIGVILTVLHLGNLVSLDNIGMYYFLNFVFFGSILYLLAAFITVVRWKKVITKYLKSLDNSSFFQLELTEMFLIINIDHQEDYIQWKEFTKVESKNDYIFLQSGIQNYLFPKKAMSEEDYIFFKESLKNILSK from the coding sequence ATGAATGAGAGAATCATTCCACTGAAATATAATAGGACAGATTTTGAGGAAATATATTTCAAAGATAATCAGGGCAGCCTGTTTTTTTCGCCCACAACAAAAAACAAAACAATCTTCACCCTTGTTATTGGAGTAATTTTAACTGTTTTACATTTAGGTAATTTAGTGAGCTTGGACAATATTGGAATGTATTATTTTCTGAATTTTGTCTTTTTTGGAAGTATTCTTTATCTTTTAGCTGCTTTTATTACAGTAGTGAGATGGAAAAAAGTGATTACAAAATATTTAAAATCGCTAGACAATAGCTCCTTTTTTCAGTTAGAATTAACAGAAATGTTTTTAATTATAAATATAGATCATCAGGAAGATTATATTCAATGGAAAGAGTTTACCAAAGTAGAATCTAAAAATGATTATATTTTTTTACAATCAGGCATTCAAAATTATTTGTTTCCTAAAAAAGCAATGAGTGAAGAAGATTATATCTTTTTTAAGGAATCATTAAAAAATATTTTATCTAAATAA
- a CDS encoding chaperone modulator CbpM encodes MSERISREELVKIYNVEITFFDELVNSGLLNIHTENEIRYVMYEDLPTFERFTNWHYDLEINLPGLEVIHEMLKKMEDLRQKNRELMNKLSAIADKYEDG; translated from the coding sequence ATGAGTGAAAGAATATCGCGGGAAGAACTCGTAAAAATATATAACGTAGAAATTACTTTTTTTGATGAACTGGTGAACTCAGGATTGCTCAATATTCATACAGAAAACGAAATCCGTTATGTGATGTATGAAGATTTGCCCACGTTTGAGAGGTTTACCAACTGGCATTATGATCTGGAAATCAATCTTCCGGGTTTGGAAGTGATCCATGAAATGCTGAAAAAAATGGAAGATCTCAGACAGAAGAACCGTGAACTGATGAATAAACTTTCGGCAATTGCAGATAAATATGAGGATGGGTAA
- a CDS encoding DnaJ C-terminal domain-containing protein has product MAYIDYYKILGVDKSATQEDIKKAYRKLARKLHPDLNPDDKEAEKKFKELNEANEVLSNPENRAKYDKYGEHWKHGEEYEKARQQQQRQYQNQGGNFGGGFSEADFGDGEDFSDFFQSMFGGAGGGFGRNSRGSASGKFKGQDIQAELTLTLKDAATTHPQTFDINGKKVRITIPAGVYDGQQIKLKGHGNPGFNGGPNGDLYITFNITPDPNFERTGDDLKSKVSIDLYTAVLGGDVKVNTLNGSVNLKVKPETQNGKTVRLKGKGFPVYKKEGEFGDLFVTYEVKLPTNLTEKQKELFEQLKNS; this is encoded by the coding sequence ATGGCTTATATAGATTACTATAAAATTTTAGGCGTAGACAAGAGCGCAACGCAGGAAGATATCAAAAAGGCATATCGGAAACTCGCAAGAAAATTACATCCCGATCTCAATCCTGATGACAAGGAAGCCGAAAAAAAATTCAAAGAGCTGAATGAAGCCAATGAAGTTCTGAGCAATCCCGAAAACCGTGCAAAGTACGATAAATACGGAGAACACTGGAAGCATGGCGAAGAATATGAAAAAGCCCGGCAACAGCAGCAAAGACAGTATCAAAATCAGGGAGGAAACTTCGGAGGAGGATTTTCGGAAGCGGATTTTGGTGATGGGGAAGATTTTTCAGATTTTTTCCAGAGTATGTTTGGCGGAGCAGGAGGAGGTTTTGGAAGGAATTCAAGGGGAAGTGCGTCGGGAAAATTTAAAGGACAGGATATTCAGGCAGAATTAACTTTAACCTTGAAAGATGCCGCAACAACACATCCTCAGACTTTTGATATCAATGGCAAAAAAGTAAGAATTACGATTCCTGCAGGAGTGTATGACGGTCAGCAGATTAAATTAAAAGGTCACGGAAATCCAGGTTTCAATGGCGGTCCGAATGGAGATTTATACATTACTTTCAATATCACTCCTGATCCGAATTTTGAAAGAACCGGAGATGATCTGAAATCTAAAGTTTCAATTGATCTGTACACCGCAGTTTTAGGCGGTGACGTAAAAGTAAACACCCTGAACGGAAGTGTAAATCTGAAAGTAAAACCTGAAACACAGAACGGAAAAACGGTAAGACTAAAAGGAAAAGGCTTTCCGGTGTACAAGAAGGAGGGCGAATTTGGTGATCTTTTTGTGACGTATGAAGTGAAATTACCAACCAACCTGACTGAAAAGCAGAAAGAACTTTTTGAACAACTTAAAAATTCCTAA
- a CDS encoding dicarboxylate/amino acid:cation symporter, which yields MKEVLKNYSGILLLLLGIIVGSIIGIVAPDIVDYIKPLGDIFLNLLFVSVVPLVFFAVSNSIASLEQQSKFGKIMITMAFTFLFFILTAAIFTICAVYLFPVSGVSGSSEIVEEATSNDSWGNRIVGFFTVGEFTQLFSRQNMLALLIFAFMTGFSARKAGEKGQAFRSFIASGYEVMKELLLLIMKVAPIGLGAYFAYQVATLGPQLFGFYAKPLGLYYIAGVVYFLVFFSLYAFMAKGQNGVKSFWTNAVFPTLTALSTCSSFATMPANLQAASKIGIPSQISNIVIPIGTTLHKNGSSMSSIIKIYVAFLIIGRDFFDPMNLLLALGITVFVSIVAGGIPNGGYIGEMLMISVYKLPQEAIPAVMIIGTLVDPLATVLNAVGQLVASMFVSRFVKI from the coding sequence ATGAAAGAAGTGTTGAAAAACTATTCGGGAATTTTACTTTTACTTTTGGGAATCATTGTCGGAAGCATCATCGGAATTGTTGCTCCCGATATTGTGGATTATATAAAACCTTTGGGAGATATCTTCCTGAACCTTCTGTTTGTAAGTGTTGTTCCTCTGGTTTTCTTTGCCGTTTCCAATTCTATTGCTTCACTGGAGCAACAGTCTAAGTTCGGAAAAATAATGATAACCATGGCTTTTACCTTTCTGTTCTTTATTTTAACTGCGGCAATTTTCACGATTTGTGCCGTTTATCTTTTTCCTGTTTCCGGAGTTTCGGGAAGTTCTGAAATTGTGGAGGAAGCGACGAGTAATGACAGTTGGGGAAACAGAATCGTAGGCTTTTTTACGGTGGGAGAATTTACACAGCTTTTTTCAAGACAAAATATGCTGGCTCTTTTAATTTTTGCTTTCATGACGGGATTTTCAGCCAGAAAAGCGGGAGAAAAAGGACAGGCTTTCCGCTCATTTATCGCTTCGGGCTATGAAGTGATGAAGGAACTGCTTCTATTGATTATGAAAGTTGCCCCGATTGGTTTGGGCGCTTATTTTGCGTATCAGGTTGCCACTTTGGGACCTCAGCTTTTTGGATTTTATGCGAAACCTTTAGGGTTGTATTATATTGCAGGAGTAGTCTATTTTCTGGTCTTCTTTTCGCTCTATGCGTTTATGGCAAAAGGTCAGAACGGGGTTAAAAGTTTCTGGACGAATGCTGTTTTCCCTACTTTAACCGCTTTGAGTACCTGCAGCAGCTTCGCCACAATGCCCGCCAATTTACAGGCAGCTTCAAAAATCGGAATTCCGAGCCAGATTTCAAATATTGTAATCCCGATTGGAACAACTTTGCATAAAAACGGTTCTTCCATGTCGTCGATCATTAAGATTTATGTGGCATTCTTAATCATCGGAAGGGATTTTTTTGATCCTATGAATCTTCTTTTAGCTTTGGGAATTACTGTTTTTGTGAGCATTGTTGCGGGAGGAATTCCGAACGGAGGATATATTGGAGAAATGCTGATGATTTCAGTATACAAATTACCACAGGAAGCAATTCCGGCAGTGATGATTATCGGAACTCTGGTTGATCCTTTGGCAACGGTTTTAAATGCGGTCGGACAATTGGTAGCTTCTATGTTTGTAAGTAGGTTTGTGAAAATTTGA
- a CDS encoding DUF779 domain-containing protein: MQTKIARLSATEKALEVIWELEKKYGDLMFYQAGGCCEGTQPQCFEKGGFYPRMNDAMIGTINNHEFWIDRDLFEYWKYSHFTLDVVDGFGPGGFSLETPLGKTFKVIYRLFTPEELENLEPVKRSE, from the coding sequence ATGCAAACAAAAATAGCAAGACTTTCAGCAACAGAAAAAGCTTTGGAAGTCATTTGGGAACTGGAAAAAAAATATGGTGACCTGATGTTTTATCAGGCAGGAGGCTGCTGTGAAGGAACGCAGCCGCAGTGTTTTGAAAAAGGCGGATTTTATCCGAGAATGAATGATGCGATGATCGGAACCATTAACAATCATGAATTCTGGATCGACCGTGATCTCTTCGAATACTGGAAATATTCACATTTTACACTCGATGTTGTCGATGGCTTCGGACCGGGCGGATTTTCCTTAGAAACACCTCTGGGAAAAACATTTAAAGTCATTTACAGACTTTTCACGCCAGAAGAACTGGAGAATTTAGAACCGGTGAAACGCAGTGAATAA
- the adhP gene encoding alcohol dehydrogenase AdhP — MIPKTMKAAVVQGYGQPLKIEEVPVREPGRYEVLVKVIACGVCHTDLHAVDGDWPAKPKMPLIPGHEGVGIVVACGPEAFVKEGDAVGVPWLYSACGCCDYCITGWETLCEAQKNGGYSVDGGFAEYVIADSRYVGHLKPDVNFLEIAPILCAGVTVYKGLKETETKPGEWVAISGIGGLGHVAVQYAKAMGMHVAAIDVADDKLDLAKKLGADLVVNAKTTDPGEYLHKEVGGMHGALITAVSPIAFKQGIDVLRRKGTIALNGLPPGSFELPIFETVLKRITVRGSIVGTRKDLQEALDFANEGLVKATVTPAKLEDINDVFDKMKKGQIDGRIVLDIAGSSN; from the coding sequence ATGATTCCAAAAACAATGAAAGCAGCAGTTGTTCAAGGCTATGGACAACCCCTGAAAATAGAAGAAGTTCCCGTAAGAGAACCCGGAAGATATGAAGTACTCGTAAAAGTAATCGCCTGTGGTGTTTGTCACACAGATTTACATGCAGTGGACGGCGATTGGCCTGCAAAACCGAAAATGCCTTTAATTCCGGGACATGAAGGAGTGGGGATTGTTGTTGCATGTGGTCCTGAAGCTTTTGTGAAAGAAGGAGATGCAGTGGGGGTTCCGTGGCTCTATTCCGCCTGCGGATGCTGCGATTACTGTATTACAGGCTGGGAAACACTTTGCGAAGCCCAGAAAAACGGAGGATACAGCGTTGATGGAGGTTTTGCCGAATATGTCATTGCAGATTCACGATATGTAGGACACCTGAAACCGGATGTTAACTTTTTAGAAATTGCACCGATCCTTTGTGCCGGAGTTACTGTATACAAAGGCTTGAAGGAAACGGAAACAAAACCGGGAGAATGGGTTGCCATTTCAGGAATCGGTGGATTGGGACATGTTGCCGTTCAGTATGCAAAAGCAATGGGAATGCATGTTGCTGCCATTGATGTAGCTGATGATAAACTGGATCTGGCTAAAAAATTAGGCGCAGATCTGGTCGTGAATGCCAAAACAACAGATCCCGGAGAATATCTTCATAAAGAAGTTGGCGGAATGCACGGTGCATTAATAACAGCAGTATCTCCGATTGCCTTTAAACAGGGAATTGATGTCCTCAGAAGAAAAGGAACAATCGCGTTAAATGGTCTTCCACCGGGATCATTTGAACTTCCGATTTTTGAAACCGTATTAAAAAGAATTACGGTGCGAGGCTCCATCGTAGGAACTCGAAAAGATCTTCAGGAAGCACTGGATTTTGCAAATGAAGGACTGGTGAAAGCAACGGTAACCCCGGCAAAATTAGAAGATATTAACGATGTTTTCGATAAAATGAAAAAAGGGCAGATCGATGGCAGAATTGTTCTTGATATTGCAGGAAGTTCGAATTAA
- a CDS encoding aldehyde dehydrogenase family protein: MSTTTQQQSGTLLQWPEFKKRYDNYINGQFTAPVNGEYFDVVSPIDGKNFTQAAHSSKEDLELAVNAAEKAFQTWKNTSSTERSIILNKIADRIEQNLEYIATVETIDNGKAVRETLAADIPLAIDHFRYFASVIRAEEGSHNELDKDTVSLIVHEPLGVIAQIIPWNFPILMAVWKLAPALAAGNCVVLKPAESTPISIMVLMELIGDLLPAGVVNIVNGFGAELGRALVTNPKVAKAAFTGSTATGRLVMQYATENIIPVTLELGGKSPNVFFNSVMDADDEFLDKAIEGAVLFALNQGEICTCPSRLLVQEDIADAFIAKVIERVKAIKVGNPLDKTVMMGAQASQIQKDKILSYIKLGKEEGAEVLVGGDVNHVGEGLEDGYYIQPTIFKGNNRMRIFQEEIFGPVLAFTTFKDEEEALKIANDTIYGLGAGVWTRDAHQLYNIPRHIEAGRVWVNQYHAYPAGAPFGGYKQSGIGRENHKMMLDHYRQTKNMLISYNKNKLGFF; this comes from the coding sequence ATGAGCACTACAACACAACAGCAATCAGGTACACTATTGCAATGGCCTGAATTCAAAAAAAGATATGACAATTACATCAACGGGCAGTTTACAGCTCCCGTTAACGGAGAATATTTCGATGTCGTTTCACCTATTGACGGTAAAAATTTTACACAGGCAGCGCATTCATCCAAAGAAGATCTTGAACTGGCGGTAAATGCAGCCGAAAAAGCATTCCAGACATGGAAAAATACTTCTTCCACAGAAAGAAGCATCATATTAAACAAAATTGCCGACAGGATCGAGCAGAACTTAGAATACATCGCAACCGTTGAAACTATTGATAACGGAAAAGCGGTAAGAGAAACTTTGGCAGCAGATATTCCTTTGGCAATCGATCATTTCAGATATTTTGCGTCCGTTATCAGAGCAGAAGAAGGTTCTCATAACGAACTGGATAAAGATACCGTTTCATTAATCGTTCACGAACCGCTTGGAGTAATCGCACAGATCATTCCATGGAATTTCCCGATCTTAATGGCAGTCTGGAAATTAGCTCCGGCTTTGGCAGCAGGAAACTGCGTTGTTTTAAAACCTGCAGAAAGTACTCCGATTTCCATTATGGTTCTTATGGAACTCATCGGCGATTTGCTTCCGGCAGGAGTGGTAAACATTGTGAACGGTTTCGGAGCAGAATTGGGAAGAGCTTTGGTAACCAACCCGAAAGTAGCAAAAGCAGCCTTTACAGGATCTACAGCAACCGGTAGACTGGTCATGCAGTACGCAACAGAAAATATCATCCCTGTAACGTTAGAATTAGGAGGAAAGTCTCCAAACGTTTTCTTCAATTCGGTAATGGATGCAGACGACGAATTTTTAGATAAAGCTATTGAAGGCGCAGTTCTTTTTGCTTTGAATCAGGGTGAAATCTGTACATGTCCGTCAAGATTACTGGTTCAGGAAGACATTGCAGATGCCTTCATTGCCAAAGTGATCGAAAGAGTAAAAGCCATCAAAGTCGGAAATCCTTTAGATAAAACCGTAATGATGGGAGCACAGGCTTCACAGATCCAGAAAGACAAAATCCTTTCCTACATCAAATTAGGAAAAGAGGAAGGCGCAGAAGTGCTTGTCGGTGGAGATGTAAATCATGTTGGCGAAGGTCTGGAAGACGGATATTATATTCAGCCGACCATCTTCAAAGGAAACAACAGAATGAGAATCTTCCAGGAAGAAATTTTCGGACCTGTTCTGGCATTCACCACCTTCAAAGACGAAGAAGAAGCATTAAAAATTGCAAACGATACCATTTACGGTCTCGGAGCAGGAGTATGGACAAGAGATGCCCATCAGCTTTATAACATTCCGCGTCATATTGAAGCAGGAAGAGTTTGGGTAAACCAGTATCATGCATATCCTGCAGGAGCTCCTTTCGGAGGATACAAACAGTCGGGAATCGGTCGCGAAAATCACAAAATGATGCTGGATCATTACCGTCAGACCAAAAATATGCTGATTTCCTACAACAAAAACAAACTAGGTTTCTTTTAA
- a CDS encoding AraC family transcriptional regulator gives MNNNKILLETPELKKENQLMHLVENQTKFNLNNCEFSIYETHKAAFDVKLHFETIAFTAMLRGKKHMKIDHKTGYFDYYPGESVLVSPGETMVIDFPEADETPSQCISLSLNPEFIESSLNHLNYHLPKVDETSRWNIELDEYFLFNNQSLASATNNIMRIAMDDNSQKDIMADFALKELLIRLMQTQARSMVEKNIVKNKSRIGFAVDYIKKNLHQKLSIDSIAKMAYVSKSNFFKMFKDELGTSPNEFILQERINRAKELLANQNSIKETAYQTGFSDANYFTRVFKQLVGVTPKSYQDKIGLWD, from the coding sequence ATGAACAATAACAAGATTTTATTAGAAACTCCTGAATTAAAAAAGGAAAACCAGCTTATGCACTTGGTTGAAAATCAGACAAAATTCAATCTAAACAATTGCGAATTCAGTATCTACGAAACGCATAAGGCTGCTTTCGATGTAAAACTGCATTTTGAAACGATTGCATTCACGGCAATGCTTCGAGGCAAAAAGCACATGAAAATAGATCATAAAACGGGATATTTCGATTATTATCCGGGAGAAAGTGTTCTGGTTTCGCCGGGAGAAACAATGGTGATCGATTTTCCTGAAGCCGATGAAACACCTTCCCAGTGTATTTCTCTAAGCCTGAATCCTGAATTCATAGAGAGTTCTCTTAATCACCTCAATTATCATCTTCCGAAAGTAGACGAAACTTCGCGCTGGAATATTGAACTGGATGAATATTTTCTGTTTAATAATCAGTCTTTGGCTTCGGCAACCAATAATATCATGAGAATTGCGATGGACGACAATTCACAGAAAGATATTATGGCAGATTTTGCTTTGAAGGAACTTCTGATCCGCCTGATGCAGACACAAGCGAGAAGCATGGTGGAGAAAAATATTGTAAAAAATAAATCCAGAATTGGTTTTGCCGTAGATTATATTAAGAAAAACCTTCATCAGAAATTATCGATAGACAGCATTGCAAAAATGGCATATGTTAGCAAATCTAATTTCTTTAAAATGTTTAAAGACGAACTGGGAACTTCTCCGAATGAGTTTATTTTGCAGGAAAGAATCAATCGGGCAAAAGAACTTTTGGCGAACCAGAACAGCATTAAGGAAACAGCTTATCAGACAGGGTTTTCGGATGCGAATTATTTTACGAGAGTATTTAAGCAATTAGTGGGAGTAACTCCGAAGAGCTATCAGGATAAAATCGGGCTTTGGGATTAA
- a CDS encoding DUF7683 domain-containing protein produces the protein MKIERVIEEFNQLDEYLNREYILNISPEEILATLDDLVLSKDDFPHEIYNCYDLNENQIQKLRPFLTEEIYPDFDKYTYQLSCYEDRY, from the coding sequence GTGAAAATAGAAAGAGTTATTGAAGAATTTAATCAATTGGATGAATATCTTAACAGAGAATATATTCTAAATATTTCTCCAGAAGAAATTTTAGCAACTTTGGATGATTTGGTGTTATCAAAAGATGATTTTCCACATGAAATATATAATTGTTATGATCTTAATGAAAATCAAATTCAAAAATTAAGACCATTTTTAACGGAAGAAATCTATCCTGATTTTGATAAGTATACGTATCAATTATCTTGTTATGAAGATAGATATTAA
- a CDS encoding hydroxymethylglutaryl-CoA synthase family protein: MTFGIEAASYYVPSLYLEIKDLAEKRGIEPAKLEKGLGLHKMGFPDVHEDAATFAAEALFRVIQDYNINPKEISRIYLGTESALDAAKPTASYAMQMVEKVFEKEFGDRVFRNCDVVDMTFACIGAVDALHNSLDFVRANPDKKAVVIASDYAKYELASSGEYTQGGGAVAVLISSKPDLIEIENNWGVATESVFDFFKPRRHFKKEDLTNAPESFPEKIEIFTDEPVFDGQYSNQCYQDRIREAYDHYKEITGLNKPYENWKYLIFHLPYAFHGKRVFTEIYSLENGLSYQTPEEQKAVAKSEEYLQFINDKIEKSQRASSEIGNMYTASIFMALLSALQTSFNENEELAGQQIGFLGYGSGSKSKVFAGKVSENWKKVAEKWNLFESLKNRTAIDFETYEKLHRKQLQNSVNENYKGFGLKSVELENPVLKGARYYDYQK; the protein is encoded by the coding sequence ATGACTTTTGGAATTGAGGCAGCAAGCTATTATGTACCTTCATTATATTTGGAAATTAAAGATTTAGCAGAAAAAAGAGGAATCGAACCTGCAAAACTCGAAAAAGGATTGGGATTGCATAAAATGGGCTTTCCCGATGTTCATGAAGATGCCGCAACATTTGCAGCAGAAGCATTATTCAGAGTTATACAGGATTATAACATCAATCCGAAAGAAATATCAAGAATTTATTTAGGAACAGAAAGCGCTTTAGATGCCGCTAAACCAACCGCTTCTTACGCTATGCAGATGGTAGAAAAAGTTTTCGAAAAAGAATTCGGAGACCGGGTTTTCAGAAACTGTGATGTGGTAGACATGACTTTTGCGTGTATTGGAGCAGTAGATGCGCTTCATAATTCTTTAGATTTTGTAAGAGCAAACCCTGATAAAAAAGCAGTAGTCATTGCAAGTGATTACGCAAAATACGAACTGGCTTCTTCCGGAGAATATACACAGGGCGGAGGAGCAGTTGCGGTTTTAATTTCTTCAAAACCTGATCTCATTGAAATTGAGAATAATTGGGGAGTTGCCACAGAATCGGTCTTTGACTTTTTCAAGCCGCGTCGTCATTTCAAAAAAGAGGATTTAACGAATGCTCCCGAAAGTTTTCCCGAAAAAATAGAAATTTTCACGGATGAACCTGTCTTTGACGGACAATATTCCAACCAGTGTTATCAGGACAGAATTAGAGAAGCCTACGATCATTATAAAGAAATTACAGGACTTAATAAGCCTTACGAAAACTGGAAATATCTGATCTTCCATCTTCCTTACGCCTTCCACGGAAAGAGGGTTTTCACAGAAATTTACAGCTTAGAAAACGGTTTGTCATACCAAACTCCTGAAGAACAAAAAGCGGTGGCAAAATCAGAAGAATACCTTCAGTTTATTAATGATAAAATTGAAAAATCGCAAAGAGCCTCTTCGGAAATCGGAAATATGTATACCGCTTCCATTTTTATGGCTCTACTTTCCGCTTTACAGACATCTTTTAACGAAAATGAAGAATTGGCAGGACAGCAAATCGGATTTTTAGGATACGGAAGCGGATCAAAATCCAAAGTATTTGCCGGAAAAGTTTCAGAAAACTGGAAAAAGGTGGCTGAAAAATGGAATTTATTTGAAAGTTTAAAAAACAGAACAGCAATTGATTTTGAGACTTATGAAAAACTTCACAGAAAACAACTGCAAAATTCAGTTAACGAAAACTATAAAGGTTTCGGTTTAAAATCAGTAGAATTGGAAAATCCTGTTTTAAAAGGAGCGAGATATTATGATTATCAAAAATAA